In one Cronobacter dublinensis subsp. dublinensis LMG 23823 genomic region, the following are encoded:
- a CDS encoding endonuclease toxin domain-containing protein produces the protein MAVPASTTKAQWVEINRAVEYGQKRGVKVTVTQVK, from the coding sequence ATGGCGGTTCCTGCCAGTACGACAAAAGCCCAATGGGTGGAAATTAACCGGGCGGTCGAATATGGTCAGAAACGGGGTGTTAAGGTAACAGTGACGCAGGTGAAATAA
- a CDS encoding VENN motif pre-toxin domain-containing protein, with protein sequence MVKAQGRNAAAGAAGGFVAASGSAALSLAFYNKKPEELSPDEKTVIVNLVAALRAAGGSMAAGNSTGIGSGANAARVEVENNYLTAKQTMSWLEKYRDAITDEQRKKLIDLASQIDASQQEKALSTQITKDYLVKQQDDLIRLLQSSQCDVDCRKMAQYSINQLSPIIDNYGQLQAHNNIPKALVASVSLSIPLLSRAIAPTISEWVGSQQLAKRLVGAGIGGTANTMSQVQNIINNPNEKFSISSLFIATVSAGLSTGMKMPGTVMVSSADAGISSVIDGKNPLPPIVGAASGSLVGYYTAAGFEKVGNKYINP encoded by the coding sequence TTGGTAAAAGCCCAGGGAAGAAATGCCGCCGCAGGTGCAGCCGGAGGATTTGTTGCCGCGTCAGGTTCTGCTGCGCTGTCTCTGGCGTTTTATAATAAAAAGCCAGAAGAACTCTCTCCGGATGAAAAAACGGTCATTGTTAACCTCGTTGCAGCACTGCGCGCGGCGGGCGGTAGCATGGCCGCAGGGAACAGCACCGGTATCGGCAGTGGTGCAAACGCCGCCAGGGTGGAGGTTGAGAATAACTATCTTACTGCCAAACAAACAATGTCTTGGTTGGAGAAATATAGAGATGCAATTACGGACGAACAGCGTAAAAAGCTTATTGATTTAGCAAGTCAGATTGACGCTTCGCAACAGGAGAAAGCATTAAGCACCCAAATAACAAAGGATTACTTAGTAAAACAGCAAGATGATTTGATCAGGCTATTGCAATCTTCCCAGTGTGATGTCGATTGTAGAAAAATGGCTCAGTATAGTATCAACCAGCTTAGCCCTATTATTGATAATTATGGTCAATTACAAGCGCATAACAATATACCTAAAGCCCTGGTCGCATCCGTTTCACTTTCAATTCCATTATTAAGCAGAGCAATAGCGCCGACAATAAGTGAATGGGTAGGAAGCCAGCAACTGGCAAAAAGATTGGTAGGGGCAGGCATTGGTGGCACTGCTAACACTATGTCGCAGGTGCAAAATATTATCAATAATCCAAATGAAAAATTTAGTATTAGTAGTTTGTTTATAGCAACAGTATCTGCTGGACTTAGTACAGGAATGAAAATGCCGGGTACGGTTATGGTAAGCTCCGCAGATGCAGGCATAAGTAGCGTTATCGACGGAAAAAATCCATTGCCGCCAATAGTGGGAGCTGCTAGCGGCTCACTCGTGGGTTATTATACTGCGGCGGGTTTTGAAAAGGTTGGTAATAAATACATTAATCCATGA
- a CDS encoding VENN motif pre-toxin domain-containing protein gives MGYLIAKEAYKKDPSQLNETEKQTVAALSTLASGLAGALAGNSTEAVATAAKAGQTTVENNFLGESSRKRKDELVQKGLTEGLTLDEEKELIRLDTNNQLSDEYLDKYRHDPGSLTPDEKYILNRALTAFYYENLKYYDTDTVNKMVGSLFAEGATFRDYDFPYAASSELKNKITDINKAGLGFWDALTYTRDISPQERLYKEAISDLGVVNEHAYWARVGEPVLNFLPGAPGLVVNVKDAITGGSQMGQATASFLNDGPNADSAGRFLEGFLNAAGAGLVHIGVIRERLSQENK, from the coding sequence ATGGGGTACCTGATTGCGAAGGAAGCATACAAAAAAGACCCTTCGCAGCTGAATGAGACCGAGAAACAGACGGTCGCGGCGCTCTCCACGCTGGCCTCCGGCCTGGCAGGCGCACTGGCCGGCAACAGCACGGAAGCGGTAGCGACCGCCGCGAAGGCCGGGCAGACGACGGTTGAGAATAACTTCTTGGGTGAGAGCTCAAGGAAACGGAAGGATGAGTTAGTTCAGAAGGGGCTGACAGAGGGGCTGACCCTGGATGAAGAAAAGGAGCTCATCCGCCTTGATACAAATAATCAACTGAGTGATGAGTATCTTGATAAATACCGTCATGACCCCGGTTCATTAACCCCGGATGAAAAATACATCCTGAACCGGGCGTTAACTGCCTTTTATTACGAAAATTTAAAATATTATGACACCGACACCGTAAACAAAATGGTGGGCAGCCTGTTTGCTGAAGGGGCTACCTTCAGAGATTATGATTTCCCGTACGCAGCAAGCAGTGAACTGAAGAACAAAATTACGGACATCAATAAGGCCGGCCTGGGTTTCTGGGATGCCTTAACCTACACAAGAGATATTTCGCCACAGGAACGGTTGTATAAGGAAGCAATAAGCGATCTGGGTGTGGTAAATGAGCACGCATACTGGGCCCGAGTTGGCGAGCCAGTATTAAACTTTTTACCAGGCGCGCCAGGGCTTGTGGTCAACGTAAAAGATGCCATTACAGGCGGCAGCCAGATGGGGCAGGCAACGGCCTCCTTCCTCAATGATGGCCCGAATGCGGATTCCGCAGGACGCTTCCTGGAAGGTTTCCTGAACGCAGCAGGCGCCGGGCTGGTACACATTGGGGTTATAAGGGAGCGACTCAGCCAGGAAAACAAATAA
- a CDS encoding MafI family immunity protein: MMHDLDGRVKEFGSLFYGRLDTELLQDAIGYVDHNERGLAFETICDHLSEYDIPITEEEYSIALSLCDDMKMDINDISIVHMKKLVSK; the protein is encoded by the coding sequence ATGATGCATGATTTAGATGGAAGGGTAAAAGAGTTTGGCTCTCTTTTTTATGGCCGACTGGATACAGAATTATTACAAGATGCAATTGGTTATGTTGACCACAATGAACGAGGATTAGCATTTGAAACAATTTGCGATCATCTTAGTGAATATGACATTCCAATTACCGAGGAGGAGTATAGCATTGCTCTATCTCTCTGTGATGATATGAAAATGGATATTAATGATATCAGCATCGTTCATATGAAAAAATTAGTCTCTAAATAA